Within the Halorhabdus rudnickae genome, the region CGACCCAGGAGCCGTCAGCCTGCCACTCCTCGCGTTCGAGATCGCCGAACTCGCGGATCTTTGCTTGCCCACTGCCCGCGTTCTCCGCCGGGAGTTGCACCGCCACGGTCACTTCGTCGAAGCGAATCGGGATCACGGGCCGCAGGGCTTCCAGGGCGTCCTCGACCTGGTTCTCGACGGGTTCCATCGGATCGACCTGGAAGCCGGCCTCTTCGAGGGCGTTCTCGATCCGGTCGGGCGGATGCGGGGCGTCGTCCATCTGCGGGTTGACAGCGTTGCGTGTGATCCGCTGGACGAGTTCGCGGTGCTTGCGTTCCTGCATCTCGCGGCGCTGCTCGGCGGTGATCTGGATCTCGCCCTCGCGGACGACCTCGGGGATGATCTCGAGTGGATCGGTTGTGTCGAAAACCTCCTCCAGTGCGTTCTCCGGCGGTCGGTCCCCCCGAGAGGCGTTCTCGAAGACGTCCTCAGCAGCGATGACGTCCTCGAGTTCGCCCTCGAAATCGCCGCGTTTGATCGCTAAAGCCGCGTCGGGATCGAGCAGTACCTCGAAACGCTCGCCGTGAGATTCCAGGCGAGCCGTCACAGCCTCGTCAAGCGATATCATGCCGAAAGCTACAGGATCCCAGGACAAAGGTGTTTCCGAATACTATGAACGGACGCCAAAACCGATGGCACGCGCGTCCTCAGAAGCGTCCCGGCGTGTTGTTTGACTCGGGCCATTCGTCCGCTGACTCGTCACTCTCCGCGTCGTCCGACCCGGGTCACTCGTCGTCCGACTCGTCGGTCTCTTCGTCCGCTGACTCGTCACTCTCTGCGTCGTTCTCGTCGCCGTCCGCACCTTCCGACTCATTACCCTCCGCGTCGTCCGACTCGTTTTCCTCGGCGAGTATATCGAGGTCCTCGAGATAGGACTCTTTCTCGTCGTCAGTGAGTTCGTGGAACTGAGCGTCCTCGACGCCGATGGTGGCGACGCCGATGCCGACCGGCGCGAGTTCGTCGTCGTTGACCGAGGCCAGCGCCGAGAGAGCCACCTTGACGCCTTCCTCAAGGCTCATTCCCTCGTCGTAATGGTTCTCGAGATACTCCCGGATATCACCCCGGTCGGCACCGACAGCCAGGGCCTTCCACTCGTAGGGCGTCCCCGACGGGTCGGTCTCGTAGAGGCGGGGCTCGCCGTCGCTGACGCCCGCGATGATGAGCGCGACGCCGAACGGTCGGGCACCGCCGATCTGGGTGTACTGCTGGATGTGGTCGGTGACCTCCTTGGTGAGCGTTTCGACGCCGATTGCCTCGCCGTACCGGAGCTGGTTGATCTGGGCCTGTCGGCGCGCGAAGTCGATGAGCTGGCGGGCGTCAGCGACGTGGCCGGCGCTGGCGATGCCGATGTGATCGTCGGCCTTGTGAATCTTCTCGACGCTCGATCGTTCCATCAGCGGCGAACGGATCCGTTTGTCGACCGCCAGGACGACGCCGCCCTCCGTCCGGACGCCGATGCTTGCGGTCCCGCGCTTGACGGCCTCTCTCGCGTACTCGACCTGATAGAGTCGGCCGTCGGGAGAGAAGATGGTGATGCCGCGGTCGTAGGCCTGCTGTTGGGTTTGCCCTTGCATAGTTACGAGATATCACGTTGCGTCGCCCCGACGAACCCCTCGCCGACTCGCACGTCGACGCGGCCGTCTCGACTGTCCGCAGGCCGCTTGGCGCCCTCGAAGGCGACGTCGCCGTGCTCGATGGCTTCCCCCGGCCCTCCTAAATACTTTTCCTCACAGGCGCGTACGGTGCCGCTGACGCCCCGAACGCGCAGTCCGATCGGATTCCCATCGATCGCGTCAAGACACGTCAGCACGGCACGGGCATCGCTCTCCGCCCCTCGGCGCGTCCGGACGACCGCCGAGGCGGTCCCATCGGTGTAATCGAACCGCACGACCGAGAGATCGGTTTCGGCGGAGCCGACATCGCCAAGCAGGTTCTGGGCGGCGAACCAGAGGTGACGCTGGAAGTCCCGACGGTCGATCGCGGCACCCGGCCATGTTTCGATACCGACCGCGAGGTATCGCCAGCGCTGGCGGACGTGCTTGGGCAGCGGGTTCATGCGCTCTCGCTCTCCGGGGGTTCCGAGCGCTCGGCGACGAGGACGCCCACCTGCTCGTGAACGGGTTCGACGGCCGTCAGGGCGAAGCCCGCGTCGGTCAGCGCGTCGGCGAGGATCCCGACGGTCGCCGGGTCGTCCACTTCCGGCGAGTAGAACGGTTCGTCGGGATCGGCCTCCCCGAACAGCATCACGTCCCCGAGGACGAACCGGCGGGGTTCGAGCCCGGCGATCGTCTCGATGGCTTCGCGCTTGGCGTCGTCGTCGAGGTGATGCATCGCGAAGTTCGAGACCACCACGTCCACGGACCGATCGTCGGGGACGTTCGGCTCGCGGAACCGCCCCTCACCGAACGTGACGGACTCGATCCCGCGTTCTGTGGCCTTCTCTCTGGCCTGTTCGAGCATCCCCTCGCTGATGTCCCGGCCGATCACGTCCCCATCCTCGTCGGCCAGCGCGAGCGCGATCGCCCCCGTTCCGGTTCCGAGGTCGAGCACGACGTCACCCGGTTCCGGCGCGGCGTGCTCGATCACGAGGTCGGCGGCCGCGCGATACTCCGGCGTCCCGTTCTCGTCGTAGGAGTCGGCCGCCCGATCGAAGCGGGCAGCGTGATCTTCCACCGATCGTTTCATACCGGACCGTTGCGGACCGAGCAGTATCAAGGCCTCGGGACGACTTGGGTCTGTGCCACCCTACACTGACCCGCGACCACCGGAACGCTGAATGGGCCGGTCTCCATTGGCCAACGCATGGAGTCACGCCACTTCTACGGGACGACGTTCGGACTCGTCGGCGCGGTGCTTGCGGTCGTGCAGGTGAGCCACGCCGTCGAGCAGACCGACGTAGCGATCGCGATCGCCGTGGACGGCGTCCCGTTTGCCCTGCTCGGACTCTCGCTTTCGTTCGTGGGCTACTGGCTGGCGACCCACCCGGCGTTCGAACCCGACTTGCCCCGGATCGCCACCTGGGCACTCGGCGGCACCGTCCTGTTGGCGGCGGTGGCGGCACTGATACTGTTCAGTCAGCGCGTCGCAACGGGATCGCCCGGCCGGATCGCTTACGTCACCATCGATAGTGTAACCGTCGGGGCCGTCGCTGGAACGGTCGTCGGTCTCTACGACGCACAGGGCCAGCGCCACCTGCGGGAGCTAGAACGCGAACGCGACCGGACGGCGGCGTTCGCACGCAAGGCCGCAGATCTCAACAACTACGGCCGGGCGCTGGCCCAGGCCACCACCGTCGAGGAAGTGGGCGCTTACTGCATCGAAGGGCTCTCGGCGTTGCTCGATCACGACGAAACGGCGTTCGTCGAGGTGGACGCCGACACCGAACACGTCACGAGCAGTACTGTCACGACCGTCGAGGACGGGACGCTTCGATCGCTCGCCAGGACGGCTGCCGAAGACGACACTGTCGTTTCCCACCGGGAAGATGAACTCCCGGAACCGACGGCGTCGGTGCTCACTGTCCGTCTGGAGAGCACGGCGTCGACGACCGGCATGCTGATCGCTGTCGGCGAGGGGACGGAACCGCTATCGACGGAGGACGAACAGTTGCTCGAACTGCTGGCGTCGCACGCCAGCATGGTGCTCGATCGGATCTACCGGGAGGAATCCGGCGGAGTCCTCGAGGAGCAGCACTGATCGGCCTTACTCGGAATCGTCATCTCGACCACGTCTGACGCCGGGTTCGACGAAGGCATCGCTCGCCCGGTCGCGGTTCCGCGTCGCAATATCTCCCCACGCCGAGAGTCCGGTTTCGACCCACGCCGCCGTGTAGCCCAGCGCCTCGCCGACGGCCACCAAATCCCGCGGCGCCCGCAACTGGAGGTGACTGCTCGGATCGCCGCTGACGACGTAGGGGGCGTCGTACTCCACCAGCAGATCGTGCAGTTTTCCCAGATCCCGAAGCGCTTCGACACGTCGCCCGCCGTCGCTTCGCAGAACGTCCCGGAGGGACCACTCCAGATGGACGCCATTCTCGGCGGCTGTCTTCACCGTGACGTGATCGACGTCACCATCACCGGCCAGCGGGTGAGCGAGAACGTCGACGGCCGGTTGTTCGACGGCGAATCGGTTCATGTCGGGATCGCCACCGTGGACCGCGACCAGCGTCCGGCGGTCCCGGTGGTTGCCGACGAACCCGCTCGCCCGAGAAGGATCCTCAGCCCGGATCTCTACGCCGTCGACGACATCGATCCCGTAGGTGTCCGCGATCCCCTCCCGATCGTCGTCAGGGAGGGCATCGCCGTGGTTGCGGATCACCAGGCCGTCGAAACCGTACTCGGCGGCCGTCAGGGCGAGTCTGGCGACGGTGCTGTCGCCGTCCGGTCGCGCGTGGACGGCAGCGTACATCACAGTCTCCCGTGCTCGTCCATTAGAGACCCTCGCGTTCGTGTATCATGATTCCACGATCCCGTCCATCACAGTCCTCACCGCCGTCACAGTTCTTCGAGCGTCTCCCGGACGTGTTCGATCGCCCGGTCCTTCTCGGCGGGATAGGCTTCGACCTTTCCCCGGAGCGTGATCCCGTCGCCGCGTTCGACGCGCCCCTCGAAAGCGGCCTGTTTCGAGAGCGTCAAGAAGAACGAACAGTTCTCGTCGACCCGCTCGTCGAGTTCGCCGAGCAGTCGTTCTCGCTCGTCTGCTTCGAGCGACGCTACTTTCGAAAGGACGTGTCTCACCTCGTCGGCCCGTTCCAGCCGCGTCGACAGCACCAGGATCCGATCACCGTGATGGCCCTCGGTCTCGACGCGCTCGACGGGCGCGTCTTCGGGGAGGAACGTCCGGAGTGCGTCCTCGACGCGGGCCTCGTCCTCGGTGGCGTAACAGAACGTCCGCAGGTCGACGTAGTGGAACGGTACGGAAGCCATCCGGTCAGGCGTCGGCCTCTTCGTCCTCGTCCGCCTGTTCGTCCGCCAGATCCTCCTCGGCGGCCTCCAGGGAGTCCTCGGGAACGCCCTGTTCGCGGCCGTCCTCGAACTCGACGGTGTAGGTCGCGTCGCCAAACATCGTCTCCATGATCTGGGTGACCCTGCCCGTCTCGCCGTCGTACTCACTGTGCTCGTCGTGAAGCGTGACCGCATCGTCTTCTTCGAATGCCATGTGGCCTGCTACTGGACTGGCGACTAAAAAACGACTGATTCGGGTGTCGAAGACTTATGCCGGAGACAACCGAAGGGGAACGTATGATTCCCCCGACCAGCGACACCGGACCCGCGGATCGCGTCGGAACGCTTGCCCGGCCGAACCTGGACGGATGACCGTCGTCGACAACCTGTGGTATCGCGCAGAGGAGGCCCAGCAAGCGGCCGAACAGACCCATCACCGCCTCCTTGAGGATGCCGAGAGTCCGACGGCGTTTACCCGGACGCGGTATATCTCTCGCCCCCGCTTCGAGACGATCACCGATCGGATCTGTGAGAACGGCCTCCCCTACGGTGCCCACACTGTCGTCCACGACGGGGAGCGACTGCTGTTGGTCCGCCACGAGGCGGTCGGCAAGTGGGTTCTCCCGGGCGGTGAGGTGAACAACGGGGAAACGTTCCGGGAGGCCGCCGAGCGCGAACTGCGAGAAGAAGCGGGCATCGAAGGGACCTATCGCGGGGTGGCGCTGCTCGGCCGAGTGGAGTTCTACTGTGACGAGTACGAGACGTGGGGCGTGCTCCCGATCTACGAGGCCGAAGCAGCGGAGACGACGCTGACCGTCGAAGACCCCGACGCCGAGATCACCGACGCCGACTGGTTCGAGTCGCTCCCGGAGGATACACGTGATCGAGACGTACTGACGCAGTGGCGTGATCGCAATCTGGCGGAGTGAATGTACTGACGCAGTGGCGTGATCGAAATCTGGCGGAGCGAGCAGCCGAGAAACGGGATAGCGCTCGCTACCAGACAACAACGAAAACGGGGATAGATCCCCAACCGACCCCCACCAGCGGGCCGTTCGCGCGCCGAAACGCGGATACTGTACGATAGATTGCGGGGACTACCTCTGGACCTTCTTGGCAGCCGCCACGGCGAGGGCGGCGACCAGCAGGACGACCAGAACTTTCTTCTTGGACATCAAGTGGTCGTTCAATCTAAACGGACAAAAACTTTCTTCCTCCCGTCCCGGACAGGACCGAAACCCGCGGCAGGTCACTCGATCAGTTCGGCGATGTCGTCCCGGACGATCGTCTCGCAGTACCGACAGCGAACGCCGTCCTCGAGGACGTCAAAGCGTGAATCGACGGGTTCGTTCGCAGTCGTGATACAGTTGCGGTTCGGACACGAGAGGACACCAACGACCTCCTCGGGACGATTGACTCGATGCTTCTCGACGACTTCGAACTCCCGGATGATGTTGATCGTCGCCGCCGGGGCGATCAACGAGAGCACGTCCAGTTCGGCCTGGCTCAACTCCCGGTCCTCGACCTTGACGATGTCCTTGGTTCCGAGGCGATCGCTCGGGGCGTTCATGACGATTGAGACGGTGTCACCATCTCCGCCCTCGATACCCAGAATCGAAAGGACGTGCATCGCCTGGCCGCCAGTGATGTGATCGATGACCGTGCCCTCGGGGATCTTGCTGACGCGGAGTTGCTCGTCTGAACTCATGCCGTCTCACCTGCAAGCAAGAGATCGAGCAGCGCCATTCGAACCGGCACGCCGTTGTGAGCCTGTTCGAAGAATGTCGCGTGACTCGTCTCGTCGATGTCGTGACCGATTTCGTCGACGCGGGGGAGCGGATGCAGCACGGTCAGATCGTCGTCGGCCCGTTCGAGCGTACCAGCGTCGATCTGATACTCGCCGGCCACCTCGCGGTACTCACTCTCGTCCGGGAACCGTTCCTTCTGGATGCGTGTGACGTACAGCACGTCGAGGCTGTCGAGGATCGGTTCGAGGTCGGTGTGTTCCTGAATCGTCGCGCCCTCCTCGTGGAGGTCATACCGGACGTTCCGCGGGATTTTGAGGCTCTCCGGGCTGATGAAGTGCTGGCGGGCGTCGAAGTTGGTGAGGGCGTGAGCCAGCGAGTGGACGGTCCGCCCGTACTTCAGATCCCCCATGATGCCGATCGTGAGATCGTCTAGCCCCGCGTTCTCCCGGATGGTGTAGAGGTCAAGGAGCGTCTGGGTTGGATGCTGTCCGGCCCCGTCCCCGCCATTGAGCAGTGGCACGTCGACGAACTCGCTGGCCATCGTCGCCGAACCCTCGCTCGGATGCCGTAAGACGAGCGCATCGGCATACCCCTCGACGACACGAATGGTATCGGCGAGACTTTCGCCCTTCTCGACGCTTGAGTATTCGACGGGCCCCATGTCGACCACGTCCCCGCCGAGGCGCTTGATCGCGGCCGTGAAACTCATCTTCGTGCGCGTGCTCGGCTCGAAGAACAGCAACCCAAGTAACGCTCCAGGGTGTCGATCCCTGAATGCCGCCTGGTCTTCGTCGATCTCGGCGGCGCGGTCCAGCACCTCCTCGATATCGTCCCGGGAGAGCTGTTTGGCGCTGATGATGTGATCGTGACGCATCGATCCCAACCCCGCTCTCGGGACTCTTGAATCTCTCGGGATGGCAATCACATTCGAGTGAATTTTTCTCCCGCTGTCATTCCGGAATGTTTAATCTGGTGGACTCCAATGTAGTAAGATGACACATGGCCGATCGGCTCCGGACTGGGATCGACGTTCTCGATCGGAAACTGGATGGGGGGATACCGGCCGGGAGTATCGTCGTGTTGAACGCGACGCCCGCCAGCCAGGCAGAGCTATTCCTCTATGAGTTGACCGCGACGCGCGGGACGCTATATCTTTCGCTGGACCGTTCAGAGCAGGCCATCAAGGACAGTCTCGACCAGTCACCGACAGCGACTGGGCAACCGACGGTCCGGCACGTCTCGGGGGAGGCCCCGCTGGACAACGCGGGTAAACTCGTGAGCGCACTGCCGGAAACGTCGAACCTCATCATCGACCCCCTCGATGTCCTCGAAGAACAGGAACCGCCTTCGCGATTTCGCAGCTTCATGAACGACCTCCAGAACCACATCTTCAACACCGGGAGCCTGGCCGTCCTCCACTGTCTGGACGGGCGTGGAGTTCCCCCGCTTCGGGACACGACTGAACACTTCGCGGACGTGGTCTTCGAACTCCACACGACGATCAGCGGCGACGAGGTGGAGAACCGCATGGCCATCCCCAAGTTCCGCGGCGGCCGTGCGCCCACCGACGTTATCAAACTCGATTTGGCCGAAGAGGTCAGCATCGATACCAGCCGCGACATTGCCTGACGCCAGTCAGGTGGCGTAGTACCGTTTATCAGATGGTGGGGCGCTGGTATCTCAGACACGAGACCACTGCCACGGGCACAGAGACTAACTTTTCAGCTCACCGAGAGACCGTATGGAAGTCGACAGCGACGCGATACTCGAACGAGCCTGGATCGAGCACCGCGATCCGACGACGGCGAACGTCGACGAGCCGATTTGGGTTGCCCAAGACCCGGAAAGCGACTGTCTCGCAGTGGGGAGTGTCCGTCCGGAGGCCGAAGGGAACCTGATCGCGGTCGTGGCCGAATATCGACAGGGCGAGGAAGGAACGCCGCTGATGAAACTCAAAGGGGAAACAATGCCACGCCCGACCGCTGCTACCGGGTCCTCGTTGTTCGATCTGTTCTGATCGTCTGTTGATCGAACAGAGAACGCTGTCGGAAGGCCGAACGGCTGTCTGAATGAGTAGCGCGACAGAGTAGGTACGAACCAAAGAGCTTTCGGGTCCGACAGAAACGTCGGCCCAATCCTGGCAGTCGTCAGGCCCCGTCCTCGACGTCGAGTTCCTCGGCGAGTTCGTCGGCGTCGACGTCGGCGTCTTCGAGCGCGGCTTCGAGGTCGCCGCCGCCGGCACCGCCCATACCGCCCATCATACCGCCCATGCCACCCATCATGCCGGCGCCCTCGCCCAGCGTCTCCTGGACGATGACGCGATCGACGCCGAGCAGCTCGACGAACTGCTGGGCGATCTGCTGTTT harbors:
- a CDS encoding ribosome assembly factor SBDS, with translation MISLDEAVTARLESHGERFEVLLDPDAALAIKRGDFEGELEDVIAAEDVFENASRGDRPPENALEEVFDTTDPLEIIPEVVREGEIQITAEQRREMQERKHRELVQRITRNAVNPQMDDAPHPPDRIENALEEAGFQVDPMEPVENQVEDALEALRPVIPIRFDEVTVAVQLPAENAGSGQAKIREFGDLEREEWQADGSWVGVVTFPAGLQNDFYELANEVSGGEAETRIIKDEDDIKTR
- the psmA gene encoding archaeal proteasome endopeptidase complex subunit alpha; translated protein: MQGQTQQQAYDRGITIFSPDGRLYQVEYAREAVKRGTASIGVRTEGGVVLAVDKRIRSPLMERSSVEKIHKADDHIGIASAGHVADARQLIDFARRQAQINQLRYGEAIGVETLTKEVTDHIQQYTQIGGARPFGVALIIAGVSDGEPRLYETDPSGTPYEWKALAVGADRGDIREYLENHYDEGMSLEEGVKVALSALASVNDDELAPVGIGVATIGVEDAQFHELTDDEKESYLEDLDILAEENESDDAEGNESEGADGDENDAESDESADEETDESDDE
- a CDS encoding Rpp14/Pop5 family protein, translated to MNPLPKHVRQRWRYLAVGIETWPGAAIDRRDFQRHLWFAAQNLLGDVGSAETDLSVVRFDYTDGTASAVVRTRRGAESDARAVLTCLDAIDGNPIGLRVRGVSGTVRACEEKYLGGPGEAIEHGDVAFEGAKRPADSRDGRVDVRVGEGFVGATQRDIS
- a CDS encoding class I SAM-dependent methyltransferase is translated as MKRSVEDHAARFDRAADSYDENGTPEYRAAADLVIEHAAPEPGDVVLDLGTGTGAIALALADEDGDVIGRDISEGMLEQAREKATERGIESVTFGEGRFREPNVPDDRSVDVVVSNFAMHHLDDDAKREAIETIAGLEPRRFVLGDVMLFGEADPDEPFYSPEVDDPATVGILADALTDAGFALTAVEPVHEQVGVLVAERSEPPESESA
- a CDS encoding RNase P subunit p30 family protein, translated to MYAAVHARPDGDSTVARLALTAAEYGFDGLVIRNHGDALPDDDREGIADTYGIDVVDGVEIRAEDPSRASGFVGNHRDRRTLVAVHGGDPDMNRFAVEQPAVDVLAHPLAGDGDVDHVTVKTAAENGVHLEWSLRDVLRSDGGRRVEALRDLGKLHDLLVEYDAPYVVSGDPSSHLQLRAPRDLVAVGEALGYTAAWVETGLSAWGDIATRNRDRASDAFVEPGVRRGRDDDSE
- a CDS encoding RNA-binding protein, with the translated sequence MASVPFHYVDLRTFCYATEDEARVEDALRTFLPEDAPVERVETEGHHGDRILVLSTRLERADEVRHVLSKVASLEADERERLLGELDERVDENCSFFLTLSKQAAFEGRVERGDGITLRGKVEAYPAEKDRAIEHVRETLEEL
- a CDS encoding DUF1918 domain-containing protein: MAFEEDDAVTLHDEHSEYDGETGRVTQIMETMFGDATYTVEFEDGREQGVPEDSLEAAEEDLADEQADEDEEADA
- a CDS encoding NUDIX domain-containing protein, which encodes MTVVDNLWYRAEEAQQAAEQTHHRLLEDAESPTAFTRTRYISRPRFETITDRICENGLPYGAHTVVHDGERLLLVRHEAVGKWVLPGGEVNNGETFREAAERELREEAGIEGTYRGVALLGRVEFYCDEYETWGVLPIYEAEAAETTLTVEDPDAEITDADWFESLPEDTRDRDVLTQWRDRNLAE
- the pyrI gene encoding aspartate carbamoyltransferase regulatory subunit, with product MSSDEQLRVSKIPEGTVIDHITGGQAMHVLSILGIEGGDGDTVSIVMNAPSDRLGTKDIVKVEDRELSQAELDVLSLIAPAATINIIREFEVVEKHRVNRPEEVVGVLSCPNRNCITTANEPVDSRFDVLEDGVRCRYCETIVRDDIAELIE
- the pyrB gene encoding aspartate carbamoyltransferase; this translates as MRHDHIISAKQLSRDDIEEVLDRAAEIDEDQAAFRDRHPGALLGLLFFEPSTRTKMSFTAAIKRLGGDVVDMGPVEYSSVEKGESLADTIRVVEGYADALVLRHPSEGSATMASEFVDVPLLNGGDGAGQHPTQTLLDLYTIRENAGLDDLTIGIMGDLKYGRTVHSLAHALTNFDARQHFISPESLKIPRNVRYDLHEEGATIQEHTDLEPILDSLDVLYVTRIQKERFPDESEYREVAGEYQIDAGTLERADDDLTVLHPLPRVDEIGHDIDETSHATFFEQAHNGVPVRMALLDLLLAGETA
- a CDS encoding RAD55 family ATPase, which encodes MADRLRTGIDVLDRKLDGGIPAGSIVVLNATPASQAELFLYELTATRGTLYLSLDRSEQAIKDSLDQSPTATGQPTVRHVSGEAPLDNAGKLVSALPETSNLIIDPLDVLEEQEPPSRFRSFMNDLQNHIFNTGSLAVLHCLDGRGVPPLRDTTEHFADVVFELHTTISGDEVENRMAIPKFRGGRAPTDVIKLDLAEEVSIDTSRDIA